One region of Baekduia soli genomic DNA includes:
- a CDS encoding MarR family winged helix-turn-helix transcriptional regulator produces MPTATDPQLHAFLAAFDDFVRAAKRARVRAAPDDTLTLAQYDLLAPLRHAGDALGLRELARAAGVSAPTATRMLDGLQVRGLVTRERCTDDRRAVRLELTDAGREAVADFHERQAERRRALFAQLEPDERRAAARVLSRLAEAYEGVQG; encoded by the coding sequence ATGCCCACGGCGACCGATCCGCAGCTCCACGCGTTCCTGGCGGCGTTCGACGACTTCGTCCGCGCCGCCAAGCGCGCCCGCGTGCGCGCGGCGCCCGACGACACGCTCACGCTCGCCCAGTACGACCTGCTCGCGCCGCTGCGCCACGCCGGCGACGCGCTCGGCCTGCGTGAGCTGGCCCGGGCGGCCGGCGTGAGCGCGCCCACCGCGACGCGCATGCTCGACGGCCTGCAGGTCCGCGGCCTCGTGACCCGCGAGCGCTGCACCGACGACCGCCGCGCCGTGCGCCTGGAGCTGACCGACGCGGGCCGGGAGGCGGTCGCCGACTTCCACGAGCGCCAGGCCGAGCGCCGCCGGGCGCTGTTCGCCCAGCTGGAGCCCGACGAGCGGCGCGCCGCCGCGCGCGTGCTGTCGCGCCTGGCCGAGGCCTACGAGGGGGTCCAGGGTTGA
- a CDS encoding PHP domain-containing protein, with protein MSAPAFDLQSHSTRSDGSLEPAEVVARAAAAGVRLLALSDHDTVDGLDEALAAAQEHGLRLVTATELSCLDGDREDLHVLGYGIDHHDPALLDALERWRADRAARGDRMADALEQEGFALDRAPLEARRAAGLPVGRPHLAQAAFDHPGNAERCRREGLADFGQLLGTYLVPGARAFRRRTTPTVAEAIGVIHDAGGVAVWAHPFWDLDHDAEVIDTIDRFVAVGLDGVEAFYITHTREQTLLLAGLCAERGLLSTGSADFHGPDHPRFHAFRAFDRCGAEPDLGPLGPV; from the coding sequence ATGTCCGCGCCGGCCTTCGACCTGCAGTCGCACTCCACCCGCTCCGACGGCTCGCTGGAGCCGGCCGAGGTCGTCGCCCGCGCCGCCGCGGCGGGCGTCCGGCTGCTCGCCCTCTCCGACCACGACACCGTCGACGGCCTCGATGAGGCGCTGGCCGCCGCACAGGAGCACGGCCTGCGACTCGTGACCGCGACCGAGCTCTCCTGCCTGGACGGCGACCGCGAGGACCTGCACGTCCTGGGGTACGGCATCGACCACCACGACCCGGCGCTGCTGGACGCCCTGGAGCGCTGGCGCGCCGACCGGGCCGCCCGCGGCGACCGGATGGCCGACGCGCTGGAGCAGGAGGGCTTCGCGCTGGACCGTGCACCCCTGGAAGCCCGCCGCGCCGCCGGCCTGCCGGTCGGGCGACCGCACCTCGCGCAGGCGGCGTTCGACCACCCCGGCAACGCCGAGCGCTGCCGGCGCGAGGGCCTCGCCGACTTCGGCCAACTGCTGGGGACCTACCTCGTGCCCGGGGCGCGGGCCTTCCGGCGGCGCACCACGCCGACGGTCGCCGAGGCGATCGGCGTCATCCACGACGCCGGCGGTGTGGCGGTCTGGGCCCACCCGTTCTGGGACCTGGACCACGACGCCGAGGTCATCGACACGATCGACCGGTTCGTCGCCGTCGGCCTGGACGGCGTCGAGGCCTTCTACATCACGCACACGCGCGAGCAGACGCTGCTGCTCGCCGGCCTGTGCGCCGAGCGCGGCCTGCTCAGCACCGGCTCGGCCGACTTCCACGGGCCCGACCACCCCCGCTTCCACGCCTTCCGCGCGTTCGACCGCTGCGGCGCGGAGCCCGACCTGGGCCCGCTGGGCCCGGTCTGA
- a CDS encoding undecaprenyl-diphosphate phosphatase has protein sequence MDAFQAIVLGIVQGLTEFLPISSTAHLRIVPAFAGWEDPGAAFTAVVQLGTMAAVLLYFRRDLWNITTVTLRSIRDPELRRTLDARLGWGIVIGTIPIAVLGVLFKNKVETDARQLTLIAIALIVLGLILEIAERTGRKDRDVESLSVRDGVTIGVAQALALIPGVSRSGSTISAGLFLGLNRAAAARFSFLLSVPAVVLSGLFELKDVGDGNGAGFGPTLLATLLAFIVGYASIAWFLKYLTRHPVTVFVIYRVVLGAALLVLVATNVVDG, from the coding sequence ATGGATGCCTTCCAAGCCATCGTCCTCGGCATCGTGCAGGGCCTCACCGAGTTCCTGCCGATCTCCTCCACGGCGCACCTGCGCATCGTCCCCGCGTTCGCCGGGTGGGAGGATCCGGGCGCCGCGTTCACCGCCGTCGTGCAGCTCGGGACGATGGCCGCCGTCCTGCTCTACTTCCGCCGCGACCTGTGGAACATCACCACGGTGACGCTGCGCTCCATCCGCGACCCGGAGCTGCGCCGCACCCTCGACGCCCGGCTGGGCTGGGGCATCGTCATCGGCACGATCCCGATCGCCGTCCTCGGCGTGTTGTTCAAGAACAAGGTCGAGACCGACGCCCGTCAGCTGACGCTCATCGCGATCGCGCTCATCGTGCTCGGCCTCATCCTCGAGATCGCCGAGCGCACGGGCCGCAAGGACCGCGACGTCGAGTCGCTCAGCGTCCGCGACGGCGTGACGATCGGCGTGGCGCAGGCGCTCGCGCTGATCCCGGGCGTGAGCCGCAGCGGCTCGACGATCTCCGCCGGCCTGTTCCTGGGCCTCAACCGCGCCGCGGCCGCGCGCTTCTCCTTCCTGCTGTCGGTGCCCGCGGTCGTGCTGTCGGGGCTCTTCGAGCTCAAGGACGTCGGCGACGGCAACGGCGCGGGCTTCGGCCCGACGCTGCTGGCCACCCTCCTGGCCTTCATCGTCGGCTACGCGTCCATCGCCTGGTTCCTGAAGTACCTGACCCGCCACCCCGTGACGGTCTTCGTGATCTACCGCGTCGTGCTCGGCGCCGCGCTGCTGGTGCTCGTCGCCACGAACGTGGTCGACGGCTGA
- a CDS encoding DNA polymerase III subunit, with product MLEVVDRHPHAQAVLRAAVPPEGHPSHAYLFHGPAGAGKRDAARAFAAELLAEGAADPDGARRRAIDGVHPDLTWVTPSGAAEMLVGDIDEPVVAAATHTPFEARRRVFVVEGADTMNDQAANKMLKTLEEPPPFAHLVLLTDKPGNVLPTIASRCQHVRFEAPTAAELSQRLQTRHGVAPLTADACARLALGDAGRALILALADGPALRDAAERYARASLHRELGTRPWGALLDQARAAGDAAASGVAQRVAQDAELLPDRDGRRLKREGETAAKRAHRRAHARTIDHGLQLAALWLRDVAVTADGLPELVHHVDRAEEIARDAREGEASSARLREGVALIEETRTTLILNPTEELVLEALASRLQRVLSP from the coding sequence ATGCTCGAGGTCGTCGATCGCCACCCCCACGCCCAGGCGGTGCTGCGCGCCGCGGTGCCGCCGGAGGGCCACCCCTCGCACGCCTACCTGTTCCACGGGCCGGCGGGCGCGGGCAAGCGCGACGCCGCCCGCGCGTTCGCCGCCGAGCTGCTGGCCGAGGGCGCGGCCGACCCCGACGGGGCGCGGCGCCGGGCGATCGACGGCGTGCATCCCGACCTGACGTGGGTCACGCCCAGCGGCGCCGCCGAGATGCTCGTCGGCGACATCGACGAGCCCGTCGTCGCCGCCGCGACCCACACGCCGTTCGAGGCGCGCCGGCGCGTGTTCGTCGTCGAGGGCGCCGACACGATGAACGACCAGGCGGCCAACAAGATGCTCAAGACGCTGGAGGAGCCGCCGCCCTTCGCGCACCTCGTGCTGCTCACCGACAAGCCCGGCAACGTGCTGCCCACGATCGCCTCGCGCTGCCAGCACGTGCGCTTCGAGGCGCCGACCGCGGCCGAGCTCTCCCAGCGCCTGCAGACCCGCCACGGCGTGGCGCCGCTGACCGCCGACGCGTGCGCGCGCCTGGCGCTGGGCGACGCGGGCCGCGCGCTGATCCTCGCGCTGGCCGACGGCCCGGCGCTGCGCGACGCCGCCGAGCGCTACGCCCGCGCGTCGCTGCACCGCGAGCTCGGCACGCGTCCCTGGGGCGCCCTGCTCGACCAGGCGCGCGCCGCCGGCGACGCCGCGGCCAGCGGGGTCGCCCAGCGCGTGGCGCAGGACGCCGAGCTGCTGCCCGACCGCGACGGCCGGCGCCTCAAGCGCGAGGGCGAGACCGCGGCCAAGCGCGCCCACCGCCGCGCGCACGCCCGCACGATCGACCACGGCCTGCAGCTCGCCGCGCTGTGGCTGCGCGACGTCGCCGTGACCGCCGACGGCCTGCCCGAGCTCGTCCACCACGTCGACCGCGCCGAGGAGATCGCGCGCGACGCGCGCGAGGGCGAGGCATCGTCGGCACGGCTGCGCGAGGGCGTCGCGCTCATCGAGGAGACGCGCACGACGCTCATCCTCAATCCCACCGAGGAGCTCGTGCTCGAGGCGCTGGCCTCGCGGCTGCAGCGGGTCCTGAGCCCCTGA
- the tmk gene encoding dTMP kinase, producing the protein MPDRGRLITVEGIDGAGKTTLVEGLAHALPGLVVLREPGGVAVSERIRDLVKDPALHVDPRAEALLYAAARAQLVHERLLPLLTDGQDVLLDRFVDSSLAYQGGGRGLGVAEVAELNRFATAGLVADLTLYVRVEPAVGAARRSGTDRLEQAGEAFFAAVVGAYDALAAADPARVRVLDGARAPEEVLEDALVVLKSLQ; encoded by the coding sequence ATGCCAGACCGCGGACGGCTCATCACGGTGGAGGGGATCGACGGCGCGGGCAAGACGACGCTGGTCGAGGGGCTGGCGCATGCCCTGCCCGGACTGGTCGTCCTTCGCGAGCCCGGCGGCGTCGCGGTCTCCGAGCGCATCCGCGACCTCGTCAAGGACCCGGCGCTGCACGTCGACCCGCGGGCCGAGGCCCTGCTCTACGCGGCCGCGCGCGCCCAGCTCGTCCACGAGCGCCTGCTGCCGCTGCTGACGGACGGCCAGGACGTGCTGCTGGACCGCTTCGTGGACTCCTCGCTGGCCTACCAGGGCGGCGGGCGCGGCCTGGGTGTCGCCGAGGTGGCCGAGCTCAATCGCTTCGCCACCGCGGGCCTCGTGGCCGACCTGACGCTCTACGTCCGGGTCGAGCCGGCGGTCGGCGCGGCGCGGCGCAGCGGCACCGACCGGCTCGAACAGGCCGGGGAGGCGTTCTTCGCCGCGGTCGTCGGCGCCTACGACGCCCTGGCGGCGGCGGATCCGGCCCGCGTGCGGGTCCTGGACGGCGCTCGCGCACCCGAGGAGGTCCTCGAGGATGCGCTGGTGGTATTGAAATCCCTGCAATAG
- a CDS encoding coiled-coil domain-containing protein produces the protein MTPRFEVQTFEQVSAGPGTVLLRIAGRWVDVSRGRLPPPLLLLDDGRRTLRLSPLPGPDDANPLTGPEGVPWRAAFSARADAVADGRTAFALEAGQAGIIDLPRPTARGAVARAAPAPPPAAAPAPAPAHDEPRARGFLRRGPPAEGAPPRATFDPGALAHASDVAALNARLAEEREARETAERRAVEAHAIARQAAAEAARAADIAARAEAARAGAVDALTDERMRASERVAAEDERAREHQAVAVARESRRSLQEREADLEAAREQAERASRAARAAEARLAAVEDARAVAEARAAELAELRERAAEIDRAREHALLAGQAAQRRAEVAEQRVTALEMRLGETETLARRAETAARRADELTTRVREERAARRAAEDESERALRATADESTRRAALLAAELRETRGRIEAEHAARRDAEARAQAAAAELAELRVEARRAAERATLAERAAAGIAALEERLAAAEAQAAEVAPLEQRLESAVGERDARALETDELRERLAEARRLHAAETQELRTALGDAEAAAEGATQALKADADGLRDGLADAEQRAGRAEADAEALRARIADVEAAGAEEIAGLRARIGELEQTSAQEAEALRERAAAAERAAQAAADALRDRLAEAQRDAQAQAAQLTERLEAAQAAGAAEARRLQAELADAEAATAAARAQAAAEVEDLRSHLAEELAAADAEAAALRGRIAEADAAAAAEGDRLRAQLDELERTSGQEAEALRAQAAAAERTAAAEAEAWRTRLEEAERSAADEARALQERLAEAEQAAAEQAAALHERLAEAEAGTTAARDELAARTAELQAAAAADVQALEARVAQAREEAAAAQRTSAQLEATERAGVAEREELVQRLAEAEAHGVQEAERLTRDLREARAAHAAELEALRTRLGAVEAAAQHDAEALQDRLTDAHAAVAAAQEAHVTEVDVLTARLAEVERSGAEEAQALLERIAELEERAGELDALRARLGGVEAERDRLRSGLRQTRERLEIVEPRLVELGDELAAVREQLAAERGRAGAAEARAQQAAEEIERRAAAAAAQDAELVQARDALARGEQDALARVQAAEARTAEAQRAAQALREELDALTEAEAEARSRASAAIGRAGDLEAELEAARARAADLQTALDVARDEASAGAAAALAQARADADRHAGEHRSAVAQVQELQAQAEAQQADAASRLQALHAALDDARAQAAAAEAAAAAGAEEGAAALAQARERADELEAQLADRSARSERESAALQAQLAEAVEHAGRLQATLAASGEELERVRAEAAAAQEARERADALAGDRDAALTRIEALEQELRAAQAAAQEREAAAATELQEVREARDSGAERIVYLQAELAEGIREAHEATARHAEEAELHDVALRRAAAAEEERDALAERLADARAEARDADRETAALRGELEALRAGGDAAAAREDELTAALATAQDLERARREEVVALEAAVAARDAEHRDALAALRAGASDREQELLAELEALEAGESEHTEHLRAELATLHAAIEEGRAREAALAERLDQARAGDDEQTRALSARHDALEAAVAQAREREAALAAQLAEQQEAHAQGAAGAQEREAHLQAQLAALQDAIAGAQEREAALAAEVDQARAGDDEQTRALAARHDALESALADAQEREDALRDEIAALHATIEQLEAGAAAPGTGTADAAARAREEDDDLEAGGGLLTGVRRERTMVTALFFFVVAAGLLLLLGGLIDVLR, from the coding sequence ATGACTCCGCGCTTCGAGGTCCAGACCTTCGAGCAGGTCTCCGCAGGTCCCGGCACGGTGCTGCTGCGGATCGCGGGCCGCTGGGTGGACGTGTCGCGCGGACGGCTCCCGCCGCCGCTGCTGCTGCTCGACGACGGGCGCCGCACGCTGCGCCTGTCGCCGCTGCCCGGGCCCGACGACGCCAACCCGCTGACGGGCCCGGAGGGCGTGCCGTGGCGCGCCGCGTTCTCGGCCCGTGCCGACGCGGTCGCCGACGGCCGGACGGCCTTCGCGCTGGAGGCCGGCCAGGCCGGGATCATCGACCTGCCGCGCCCGACGGCCCGCGGCGCCGTGGCGCGGGCGGCGCCGGCCCCGCCGCCCGCGGCCGCCCCCGCCCCTGCGCCCGCGCACGACGAGCCCCGCGCGCGCGGCTTCCTCCGGCGTGGGCCCCCGGCCGAGGGCGCGCCCCCGCGGGCGACGTTCGACCCGGGCGCGCTCGCCCACGCCTCCGACGTCGCCGCGCTCAACGCGCGCCTGGCCGAGGAGCGCGAGGCGCGCGAGACCGCCGAGCGCCGTGCGGTCGAGGCCCACGCCATCGCCCGCCAGGCCGCGGCCGAGGCCGCGCGCGCCGCCGACATCGCCGCCCGCGCCGAGGCCGCGCGCGCCGGCGCCGTCGACGCCCTGACCGACGAGCGGATGCGCGCCAGCGAGCGCGTCGCCGCCGAGGACGAGCGCGCCCGCGAGCACCAGGCCGTCGCGGTCGCCCGCGAGTCGCGCCGCTCGCTGCAGGAGCGCGAGGCCGACCTGGAGGCCGCCCGCGAGCAGGCCGAGCGCGCGTCGCGCGCGGCCCGCGCGGCCGAGGCGCGGCTGGCAGCGGTCGAGGACGCCCGCGCCGTCGCCGAGGCGCGGGCCGCCGAGCTGGCCGAGCTGCGCGAGCGCGCCGCCGAGATCGATCGCGCGCGCGAGCACGCGCTGCTCGCCGGCCAGGCCGCCCAGCGGCGCGCCGAGGTGGCCGAGCAGCGCGTCACCGCGCTCGAGATGCGCCTCGGCGAGACCGAGACGCTCGCCCGCCGCGCCGAGACCGCCGCGCGCCGCGCCGACGAGCTCACGACCCGCGTGCGCGAGGAGCGCGCCGCCCGCCGTGCCGCCGAGGACGAGTCCGAGCGCGCGCTGCGGGCCACCGCCGACGAGTCCACGCGGCGCGCCGCTCTGCTCGCGGCCGAGCTGCGCGAGACCCGCGGCCGGATCGAGGCCGAGCACGCCGCCCGCCGCGACGCCGAGGCCCGCGCCCAGGCCGCCGCGGCCGAGCTGGCCGAGCTGCGCGTCGAGGCCCGGCGCGCCGCCGAGCGCGCCACGCTCGCCGAGCGCGCGGCCGCGGGCATCGCCGCGCTGGAGGAGCGCCTGGCCGCCGCCGAGGCCCAGGCCGCCGAGGTCGCGCCGCTGGAGCAGCGCCTGGAGAGCGCGGTCGGCGAGCGCGACGCCCGCGCCCTGGAGACCGACGAGCTGCGCGAGCGGCTCGCCGAGGCCCGGCGGCTGCATGCCGCCGAGACCCAGGAGCTGCGCACCGCGCTGGGCGACGCCGAGGCCGCGGCCGAGGGCGCCACCCAGGCGCTGAAGGCCGACGCCGACGGGCTGCGCGACGGCCTGGCCGACGCCGAGCAGCGCGCGGGCCGCGCGGAAGCCGACGCCGAGGCGCTGCGCGCGCGGATCGCCGACGTCGAGGCCGCCGGCGCCGAGGAGATCGCGGGGCTGCGAGCCCGCATCGGCGAGCTCGAGCAGACCTCCGCCCAGGAGGCCGAGGCGCTGCGCGAGCGGGCCGCGGCCGCCGAGCGCGCCGCGCAGGCCGCCGCCGACGCCCTGCGCGACCGCCTGGCCGAGGCCCAGCGCGACGCCCAGGCCCAGGCCGCCCAGCTCACCGAGCGCCTCGAGGCGGCCCAGGCCGCGGGCGCCGCCGAGGCCCGGCGGCTGCAGGCCGAGCTCGCTGACGCCGAGGCGGCCACCGCGGCGGCGCGCGCCCAGGCCGCCGCGGAGGTCGAGGACCTCCGGTCCCACCTCGCCGAGGAGCTGGCGGCCGCCGACGCCGAGGCGGCGGCGCTGCGCGGGCGGATCGCCGAGGCCGACGCGGCCGCGGCCGCCGAGGGCGACCGCCTGCGCGCCCAGCTCGACGAGCTCGAGCGCACGAGCGGCCAGGAGGCCGAGGCGCTGCGCGCGCAGGCGGCCGCCGCCGAGCGCACCGCGGCCGCCGAGGCCGAGGCGTGGCGCACGCGCCTGGAGGAGGCCGAGCGCTCAGCCGCCGACGAGGCGCGCGCGCTGCAGGAGCGGCTGGCCGAGGCCGAGCAGGCCGCCGCCGAGCAGGCCGCCGCCCTGCACGAGCGGCTGGCCGAGGCCGAGGCGGGCACCACGGCCGCCCGTGACGAGCTGGCGGCGCGGACCGCCGAGCTGCAGGCCGCGGCCGCCGCCGACGTCCAGGCGCTCGAGGCGCGCGTGGCCCAGGCGCGCGAGGAGGCCGCCGCCGCCCAGCGCACCTCCGCCCAGCTCGAGGCCACCGAGCGCGCGGGCGTCGCCGAGCGCGAGGAGCTCGTCCAGCGCCTGGCCGAGGCCGAGGCCCACGGTGTGCAGGAGGCCGAGCGCCTCACCCGCGACCTCCGCGAGGCACGCGCCGCGCACGCCGCCGAGCTCGAGGCGCTGCGCACGCGGCTGGGCGCGGTCGAGGCCGCCGCCCAGCACGACGCCGAGGCGCTGCAGGACCGGCTGACCGACGCCCACGCCGCGGTCGCCGCGGCGCAGGAGGCCCACGTCACCGAGGTCGACGTGCTCACCGCGCGCCTGGCGGAGGTGGAGCGGTCGGGCGCCGAGGAGGCGCAGGCGCTGCTGGAGCGCATCGCCGAGCTCGAGGAGCGCGCCGGCGAGCTCGACGCCCTGCGGGCGCGCCTGGGCGGCGTCGAGGCCGAGCGCGACCGCCTCCGCAGCGGGCTGCGGCAGACCCGCGAGCGCCTCGAGATCGTCGAGCCGCGCCTGGTCGAGCTCGGCGACGAGCTGGCCGCCGTGCGCGAGCAGCTGGCCGCCGAGCGCGGCCGGGCGGGCGCCGCCGAGGCCCGGGCGCAGCAGGCCGCCGAGGAGATCGAGCGCCGTGCGGCGGCCGCTGCCGCCCAGGACGCCGAGCTCGTCCAGGCACGCGACGCGCTGGCCCGCGGCGAGCAGGACGCCCTGGCGCGCGTGCAGGCCGCCGAGGCGCGCACGGCCGAGGCCCAGCGTGCGGCGCAGGCGCTGCGCGAGGAGCTCGACGCGCTCACGGAGGCCGAAGCGGAGGCGCGCTCGCGCGCCTCCGCGGCAATCGGCCGTGCCGGCGACCTCGAGGCCGAGCTCGAGGCCGCGCGCGCCCGCGCCGCCGACCTGCAGACCGCGCTCGACGTGGCCCGCGACGAGGCATCGGCGGGCGCCGCGGCCGCCCTGGCCCAGGCGCGCGCCGACGCCGACCGCCACGCGGGTGAGCACCGCTCCGCGGTCGCGCAGGTGCAGGAGCTGCAGGCGCAGGCCGAAGCCCAGCAGGCCGACGCCGCCTCCCGGCTGCAGGCCCTGCACGCCGCGCTGGACGACGCCCGCGCGCAGGCGGCGGCCGCCGAGGCGGCCGCCGCCGCCGGCGCCGAGGAGGGCGCGGCCGCGCTGGCGCAGGCCCGCGAGCGGGCCGACGAGCTGGAGGCGCAGCTGGCCGACCGCAGCGCGCGGTCCGAGCGCGAGTCCGCCGCGCTGCAGGCGCAGCTGGCCGAGGCCGTCGAACACGCCGGGCGCCTGCAGGCGACGCTCGCCGCCTCCGGCGAGGAGCTCGAGCGCGTGCGGGCCGAGGCCGCCGCGGCGCAGGAGGCCCGTGAGCGCGCCGACGCACTGGCCGGCGACCGCGACGCCGCGCTGACCCGCATCGAGGCGCTCGAGCAGGAGCTGCGCGCCGCGCAGGCGGCGGCGCAGGAGCGCGAGGCGGCGGCCGCCACCGAGCTCCAGGAGGTCCGGGAGGCGCGCGACTCGGGCGCCGAGCGGATCGTCTACCTCCAGGCCGAGCTGGCCGAGGGCATCCGGGAGGCCCACGAGGCCACCGCGCGCCACGCCGAGGAGGCCGAGCTCCACGACGTCGCGCTGCGCCGCGCGGCGGCGGCCGAGGAGGAGCGCGACGCGCTCGCCGAGCGCCTCGCCGACGCCCGTGCCGAGGCCCGCGACGCCGACCGCGAGACGGCTGCGCTGCGCGGCGAGCTCGAGGCGCTGCGGGCCGGCGGGGACGCCGCCGCGGCCCGCGAGGACGAGCTCACGGCCGCGCTGGCCACCGCGCAGGACCTGGAGCGCGCCCGCCGCGAGGAGGTCGTCGCGCTGGAGGCCGCCGTGGCCGCCCGCGACGCCGAGCATCGCGACGCGCTCGCCGCGCTGCGCGCCGGCGCGTCGGACCGCGAGCAGGAGCTCCTGGCCGAGCTCGAGGCGCTCGAGGCCGGCGAGAGCGAGCACACCGAGCACCTGCGGGCCGAGCTGGCGACCCTTCACGCCGCGATCGAGGAGGGCCGGGCGCGCGAGGCCGCGCTGGCCGAGCGCCTCGACCAGGCGCGCGCCGGCGACGACGAGCAGACGCGCGCGCTGTCGGCGCGCCACGACGCGCTGGAGGCCGCCGTCGCACAGGCGCGCGAGCGCGAGGCCGCGCTCGCCGCCCAGCTGGCCGAGCAGCAGGAGGCCCACGCGCAGGGGGCCGCCGGCGCGCAGGAGCGCGAGGCCCACCTGCAGGCCCAGCTCGCGGCGCTGCAGGACGCGATCGCCGGCGCCCAGGAGCGCGAGGCCGCGCTGGCCGCCGAGGTCGACCAGGCGCGCGCCGGCGACGACGAGCAGACGCGCGCGCTGGCGGCACGCCACGACGCCCTGGAGTCCGCGCTCGCCGACGCACAGGAGCGCGAGGATGCGCTGCGCGACGAGATCGCGGCGCTGCACGCGACGATCGAGCAGCTCGAGGCCGGGGCCGCCGCCCCGGGCACCGGGACCGCCGACGCCGCCGCCCGCGCACGCGAGGAGGATGACGACCTCGAGGCCGGCGGCGGCCTGCTGACCGGGGTGCGCCGCGAGCGCACGATGGTCACCGCGCTCTTCTTCTTCGTCGTCGCGGCCGGGCTGCTGCTGCTGCTCGGCGGCCTCATCGACGTCCTGCGCTAG